A window from Solidesulfovibrio fructosivorans JJ] encodes these proteins:
- the tnpA gene encoding IS66 family insertion sequence element accessory protein TnpA, with the protein MAASAAEMGSKKAYWAGHIGRWQRSGLSQGAYCREHGLSQSSLGYWRKRLGATNDREAASFVTIVPVPLLASAQPDMANAPEPLLVHVGNAFRIEIRGDFVGPVLEKLVRTLTRL; encoded by the coding sequence ATGGCAGCATCAGCAGCAGAGATGGGTTCCAAGAAGGCGTACTGGGCCGGACATATCGGGCGCTGGCAGCGTAGCGGCCTGAGCCAGGGAGCATACTGCCGAGAGCATGGCCTTTCCCAAAGTTCCCTGGGCTATTGGCGAAAGCGTTTGGGAGCCACGAACGACAGGGAGGCCGCGTCTTTCGTCACCATCGTCCCCGTGCCGCTGCTCGCGTCGGCCCAACCAGACATGGCAAACGCACCGGAACCGCTGCTGGTGCATGTGGGCAACGCCTTTCGCATCGAGATCCGGGGCGACTTTGTCGGGCCGGTGCTAGAAAAACTGGTCCGCACGCTGACGCGGCTGTGA